The genome window CTCTACAATGCCCGAACCCATGACAGGATGCATCACCATTACCTTCCATTCATCCTGATTTAACTTTGATGGCTTTCTGAGTATACCGACATCTATACCTATCTTGCCTATGTCGTGCAAAAGGCTCGCGTATCTGAGGACCTCCCTATCGTGCTCCGGGAAATGAAGCGCCTTTGCAACATCCATGCAGTGCTTCATCACACGCTCTGAATGACCATAGGTATGACTATCCTTGGCATCTATGATGTTCGAGAGCGTCCGGATCGTATTTAAATAACCCTTTTCAGCCTGCTCGTAGAGTCTGGCATTCTCGATCGCTATGGTTGCCTGACCAGCAAGCATTGATAAGAGCTCTACATCATGCTTTGTATAGTTGCATATTTTTTTATTGTAAATGCTCAAGGTCCCTATGATCCTGTTTTTCTGCACCAACGGCACTGTCATTAATGAACGCAGGCCCTTTTGTCTCGCAAGCTGCGGATATTTATAATGTTTCTCTCTGCGTATATCTCTGATTATGTAAGGCTTCCCTTTTTGTACGACTCGGCCTGCAATGCTCTCGCCGACCTCAAGGCTCTTCTTTATCTTATAAAAACCCTGATCCAGATTATAGGCGCATTTTAATATAAGCAACTGTCTGGAGTGATCCAACAGCCTCAAAGAACAGGCAGAGGCATTCATGATCCTTGCTGCCTTGCGAGTAATTAATTTAAGGACTTGATCTAAGTGAAGAGTAGAGGTTATGGATTTACCGACCTCGTAGAGGGTGGAGAGTTCTTTTATTTTCTTTTGGAGGTTTTTTTCGAGCGTCTTTTCTTCTTTTTTTGACATATCCTACTTCTTGGAGCATCGCTCCATAGATCTTCCAGGCTGTAAAACTCTCTTACTTCTTTTATAAAAATATGCGCCGCGACATTATAGGCATCTACGAGAACCCAGCTCCCTTCCTGATACCCTTCGATACCAGAGAAAGATTCGTCTGCTTTTCGTAAACCCTCTTTTATATTATCTGCGATTGTCTGGGCGCGTCTTGTTGAAGCGGCTGTCGCAATGATAAAGAAGTCTGTGATGTTGGATATCTTTCTCATATCCAACATCGCTATATCTTCTGCCTTCTTTGCCCTTGCAAGATCAACTACCAAGAGCGCCTTTTGTCTTGATGTCACGTATTATTCCAGGTTAAATCGTTATTTGTTTCCCATGATGCAGAACATGTTTGTGCTGCATGAAGGGCATTTTCCCTTCATAGCTTTTCTACCATTCTTCATAGTAACTTCCTTTGCATTGTTCATTTCCTTCTTTGCCTTACACTTTACACAATAACCTTGGGCCATTAGGCACCTCCCTTTGTTTTGCTAATTGGTGACAACTTTAACACATTATTCCTTGAATGTCAAGTCCAACTCTAATGTAATTCTTGTGCAACTTTTGAATGTGAAGGATTTTCCTGTGGAGATTTTATCAATTGTTTGGTGGGATAATTATAGAATCTAAATAGAAATTCCTGATTTTAAAGTCGAATCTATGCTAGAATTAATACTGTCTAAAGTAGCATTAAGCTTCTCTATCTCAATTCCAAACCTCTGAGAGCTCTCCAGAGTCCTTTCCTGGCTCTTCAAGGTACTTTTCTGTACTTTATCAACTTTTTTCAGTTTAAACACCAAGCTATCCAATGCAACCTTTGCTTTATCTAAAGGCCCTTCTTTTTCTAATATTTTTGGCTGTGGAAGCAACAATATAAAAAACATCAATCCGATGATAATAGGTGTCACAAATTTAAATAGCTCGGTACTATGATCTTTGACCTGGTTCTCATTGGATGCTATTTTTGATTGCATTGCTTCATGCCAGGCCTCTCCTTCCGATGTCGATAATTGCTGTGGAATTCTTAACGCAAGGCTATCTTTTGATGATGCCAAGGGATAAACATTACCTGAGAAAAGAAACACAAATATTAGTACTATGGGCAGTATTTTTTTAAAAAAGCTCGTATTCATTTTTACCTCCTGAGAAATTCTAATATTGCTTTTATAAACTATTTTAATAGTACCACAAAAAAATTCTTGTGTCAAGTATAATTAATGAGATTGTGTTGATACAGTCCGCGCTTTTCTATATAATTCCTCGCACTTGCAGGCACCAGCCTTGTTATCGATTGGCGATCCTTTACCTTTCTGCGTATATCACTGGATGAGACATTTTTTGCATTGATATGGAGAGTTAGAAAACGAGGGTCTATATTCCTCATGCTAAACCCTGGCCTTTTAACTACTACAAATGTGCACAGCCTCAAGATCTCCTCTATGTCTCTCCACTTATCAATATCCTTTAATGAATCAGAGCCTGTTATGAAGAAAAACTGTGCCTTTTTGCCATAGCGTCTCTTAAGCTGCCTCAGCGTATCCACTGAATAGGATTTGCCCTTTCTCTTCAGCTCAATGCCGGATAATTCTAACTTCTTTGAACGGGCTATGGCCAGTTTCACCATATTATGTCTGTGGGTTCCGCTTGAAATCCTTATGTCTGGCTTATGTGGTGGGATATATGTAGGGATGAATATAATCTTTTTTAGAGCAAGTCTCTTGCACAGCTCTCTTGCCAGATGGATGTGGCCATTATGAATAGGATCAAATGTGCCTCCTAGGATACCGATGCGCATTCTTGGATCGCCTCTGATAATGTGGGGTGGGCGTGTATTACACTTGCTAATTTCTCAGACGTGAGGCCAAACTGGACACATGGAGCGATTTCAGAGATCAGCTCAGTTACATGAGGTCCTATCATTTGAGCGCCCAGTATCTTATCAGTTTTAGTATCAACGACTAATTTTATAAAACCTTCTGTCTCGCCTAAGATATGTGCCTTGCCAATAGCTGAAAACAGGAATTTCCTTGAGCGACTACTCTCTGCCTGTCTTTGAGTCAGCCCTACGCTTGCTATTTCTGGATGCGTAAAGATGCAGCTTGGTATAACATTGTAGTTAATAGTAGGTTTTTTGCCAGCTATTGATTCAACAGCAGAGATACCTTCTCTTGAGGCTATATGGGCTAGAAGGATTCCACCTATGATATCACCAGCAGCATAAACATTCTTAACATTAGTCCTGAAATCTTTATCCACCTTCACCCATCCCTTATCATCCCTTACTATCCCCTCTAATCCCTTAGAATTAGCTACCCTGCCTACGCTTACCAAAATCTTTTCTGCTACCACTTCAGAACCATTGGATAAAATAGCCTTGCCCTTTTCTACCTTCTCAACTTTTGTCTTTGTAAATACCTTTATGCCTCGCTTCTTAAAGACTTGTTCGAGCTTTCTTGCGATCTCAGCATCCTCTGTTGGCAATAATTGCTCCATCATCTCCACAATGGTCACATCAGCGCCAAATGTCCTGAAGATCGAGGCAAATTCACATCCTACTACCCCGCCGCCTATGATCAGGATGCTTTTCGGCACAGACTTTAGATTCAGCATGTCTGTGCTCGAGAGAATCGTCTTCCCATCAAACTCCATGCCTGGTAGTTGAAATGGTGAAGAGCCTGTTGCTATTAAAATATTCTTCGCATCTACTGCATCTATTTTTGCCTCGGCCTTTATGAGCTCTATCTTCTTTGTCTTAAATAGCATCTCTATATCAGAGCTAAGCTTTTTTACAATATTGTCCTTTCTCTCCTGCGCCTTTACAAAATCCAGCTCATAGCCCTTTACATTAATACCAAACTCTGCTGAACGCTGTACATTAGTCAAGACCGAAGCCGTAGCAGAAAGCGCCTTAGTAGGTATACACCCCCAATTCAAACAAACCCCACCCACAGCGTCTTTCTCATACACAGCCACGCTCATCCCAAACTGCGCAGCCTTAACCGCAGCCACATACCCCCCAGGCCCAGCCCCAATTATCCCAACATCATATTTACTCATAGTTTTTTTATAGCCTCATGGATTGATTGAGCGGATTTTTTTAGGGAGGTTTTTTCGGGTTTGGTTAGGTTGATTTCTATGATTTTTTTTATGCCTGATGCGGCTAATACGATTGGAACGCCTATGTATAGGTCTTTTTCATTGTATTCGCCGTTTAGGTAGGCGCTGGCGCATAGGGTTTTGTTCTCGTCTTTTATGATTGCCTTGACCATGCTAAAGACTGCTGCGGATGGTGAGAAATATGCGCTGCCTGTTTTTAGGTGTGAGACGATTTCTGCGCCGCGCTGTTTGGCGCGGTCGGAAGCTTCTTTAAATGCATCGTCTTTTAATTTATCTGAGCGATTTATGGCGACCATTGTGTCGCCATGGCTGCCCATCATGAAGATCTTATCTTTTTCTATTTTTCCTGGAGCGACATTTGCAAATCTCGCAGAGTCTAACACACCTGCCATGCCAATGACTTTACGCGGATCAAATCCAGTTTCTTTCATCATGATGTAACTCATTACGTCTAAAGGATTTGTGACAACTATTACAATCGCGGAGCTGCATAATTTTTTTATGTGACTAGCTACGTCTTTAATTATTTTTGCGTTTTTCTGTAAAAGATCATCTCGAGACATGCCAGGTTTACGTGCAAGGCCAGCTGTCATGACTACTATGTCAGAACCTGCGATGTCTTTAAAATCTTCTGAGCCAACAATATTGGACCTTGAACCAGTTATAGGCCTGGCATCAGAGATATCAAGCGCCTTGCCTTTTGCAAGACCCGGCACAATATCCACTAACACTACATCGCTAAGATCAGCATCAATAATCCTCGATGCCGTCATTGCTCCTACGTTACCTGCGCCTATTATGGTTATTTTCATGTCTTATTTTGGCACACTAAAGTGTGCCCTACAGCTGCTATAAGCTGCTTCTTTCATAATTTTTTAATTATCGCATCTGCCATCTGGCTAGTCCCTGCCGCCTTTGGATCGTTGCGATCTGGTTTTAAGTCGTATGTTACGTCTTTGCCCTCTGCTATTACACTAGCTACTGCCCTCTCGAGCCTGTTAGCTGCGTCTATTTCGTTTAAATACCTGAGCATCAATACTCCTGAGAGTATTGTAGCAGCAGGATTTACTTTGTTTAAGCCAGCATACTTTGGCGCGCTGCCATGAACCGGCTCAAAAAGTGCTATACCATTTCCTATATTCCCACCTGCGGCTATGCCAAGTCCACCAACAAGCCCGGCGCACAGATCAGATAAAATATCACCGTATAGATTCGGGAGCACTAATACATCGTAAAGCTCTGGTTTCTGCACCAGCTGCATGCACATATTATCAACGATCCTGTCTTCGAATTCTATTTTGCCCTCGTATTTCTTTGCCACCTCACGCGCCATCTTTAAAAACAGGCCGTCTGTCTCTTTCATGATGTTTGCCTTATGAACTGCTGTTACTTTCTTTCTTTTATTCTTTACCGCGTAATCAAAGGCAAACTTTACTATCCTTTTTGACGCGCTGATAGATATCGGTTTTATCCCTATCGCTGAATCCTGCTTGATCGTAGAGCCGCTTAATTTCTCGATCTGCTTCATTATCTCTTTTGTGCGTTTCATGCCCTCCGGAAACTCTATGCCTGCATATAAATCCTCGGTATTCTCCCTGACAACAACCAGATCAAGATCCGGATATCTACTCTTCACTCCTTTATAAAATTTGCACGGCCTAAGACAGGCATATAGATCTAATGACATCCTTAGTTGAACATTTACAGACCTGAATCCCTTTCCAACAGGAGTCGTAATGGGCCCTTTTATCGCGACCTTGTTCTTTCTCACTGAATCCAATACCTGGGTCGGCAGCACTGTGCCAAACTTCTTCATGGCCTCTGCGCCTGCGATTTGTTCTTCCCACTCTATCTTTACACCTGTTGCGTCAATGCATCTTTTCGCAGCAAGACTTACTTCTCTTCCAATGCCATCGCCTGGTATCAATGTTACTCTATGTGACAATGTCCAGCCCTCCATGTTTTTTATAAAGATTAATTATGCCGCCTTCCTTGATCAATGCTGTCTGGAACTTATTGAAAGGCTTTATCTCTAACTCGTATCCTTTATCAATGCTCCTAACCACTCCTTTTTTCAGATCTACCTCTATCATATCTTCATTTTTTATTTTATCAGTGTTGCATTCTATAAGAGGCAGGCCCAGATTAAACGCGTTTCTGTAAAATATCCTTGCAAAACTCTTTGCAAGCACTGCCTGGCCGCCAGCATATTTTATTGCAAGCGGTGCCTGTTCGCGGGACGAGCCGCACCCAAAATTCTTCCCAGCAACAGCAAAAAACGACTGGCCCTGTAAACTCTTATAGAAATCAGGATCTGCATCCTCAAAAACATGCCTTGCAAGTTCATTGGGATCCTGAATAGAAAACTTATACCTGCCTGAGATGATCAGGTCTGTATTTATGTCATTGCCAAATTTCCGCGCGATTGCTTTCATTTTTAAAGATTCCTTACTTCGTCCGGATTTTTCATGTATGTCTTAAAGGTCTGTTCGCTTATCATGCCTCTTTGAAACAATATCTTGAGAGACTTATCCATGGTATGCATGCCATATTGAAATCCTGTCTGGATATGCGTCAAGAGCTGCTCAGTCTCATGTTCGCGGATCAGGTTTCTTATTGCAGGGGTTGCTACCATTATCTCTGTAGAAAGAGTCCGGCCAGCCTTATCGCTCCTGGGTAAAAGCTGCTGCGATACAACTGCCTGCAAAGTGCTTGCCAGCTGGATCTTGACCTGCTGCTGCTGGTAAGGAGGAAAAACATCTATGACCCTGTCTATTGTCTGCGAGGCATCTGGCGTATGAAGCGTTGCCAGGACTAAATGACCTGTTTCTGCTGCAGTGAGTGCCGTGGAAATCGTCTCCAGATCTCTCAATTCTCCGACGACTATTACATCAGGGTCTTGTCTTAACGCATGTGTCAATGCTTTAGCAAATGAACGCGTGTCTGAATGCACTTCTCTCTGTTTCACGATACAGCGTCTATTGCTATGCACAAACTCTATTGGATCTTCTATGACAATAATTATGCCTTGTCTTTCGTTATTTATAAAATCTACCATTGCCGCAAGTGTAGTAGTCTTTCCAACGCCTGTAGGTCCTGTAATAAGTACAAGGCCCTGTGTTTTTCTGCAAAATTCCTCTATGACACCAGGCAAACTCAATTCCTGAATGCTCTTTACCCGCAAAGAGACCAGCCTAAACGCAGCCTCAACATTTCCCCTCTGCATATGAGCGTTGACCCTAAATCTATGCAACCCTGGTATCTCTAAAGAAAAATCCAGCTCCAGGTCTCTTTCAAAAGTAGCCTTTTGCTTGTCATTTAATGCGCTATACACCAGGCGCTTGCAATCTTCCCGACTCAATACAGGAAAATCAGAGAGCGGTATAAGACGGCCATCTATCCTCACTACAGGAACTGACCCCACAGTAACATGAAGATCTGATGCCTTTTTCTCACTCGCTACCTTTAATAATGTCCTGAGGTCCATTTTTTATCTCCTTAGGTATTCAAAATTCGTCTATCGTTTATCGGTTGCGTAGTTCGAATCGTTGATCGTTATACGGTTGCGTTTTTACGATACACGAACAACGATTGCCGTAACGAGTTACGCAACCGATCAACGTATAACGAATCTTCTCGGGTCTGTGATTTTTCCTTTAATCGCCGACGCTGCAACTGTTGCAGGCGAGGCAAGATATATAAACGCGTCAGGATTGCCCATCCTGCCCTTAAAATTCCTATTCGCTGTTGAGATAACCTTTTCTCCTTTTGATGGTACTCCATTATGTGTTCCCACGCACGGACCGCATCCAGGCGCAACCACGCACGCGCCTGAAGCAACAAAATCTGAGATAATACCCTTTTTCATTGCCTGCTTAAATATGGTACTGGAGGCAGGGGCTATTATCATCTTTACATCTTTATGCACGCGCCTTCCTTTAAGAATCGAAACTGCTATTTTCAAATCCTCTAATCTCCCGTTCGTGCACGTGCCCAAAAATGCCTGATCTATTTTTGTATTCTTTATTTTACTGATAGGTGCAACATTGTCAACTGTATGCGGCTTAGCCACCTGCGGCGCAATCTTACTAACATCATACTCAATAACCTCAGCATACCTCGCATCTTTATCACTCCTTGTCCCTTGCCCCTTGTTGCTTGTCCCTATAGCTTTAAGATATCTATACGTCGTCGCATCCGGCTCCATAAGCCCTGCCTTAGCGCCCATCTCAATAGCCATATTAGAAATCGTAAATCTCGCGTCCATGCTGAGTCTCTTTATGTAATCGCCTGTAAACTCAACTGCCTTATATGTGCAATAACCTGCTCCCAGATCTCCGATTATATACAAGATCACATCTTTGGAATAAACTCCCTTTTTTGTCTTGCCCTTTAAAATGATCTTAACTGTCTCTGGTATCTTAAACCAATTCTTACCAGAGGCTATTGCTACAGCCAGATCAGTCGAGCCCATTCCTGTTGAGAACGCGCCCAGCGCGCCATAGGTGCATGTGTGCGAATCAGCGCCTACAACAAGGTCCCCAGGTCCAACAAGCCCTGACTCTGGTATGACCTGATGACAAACTCCGCACCCTATATCAAACATCTTCACATTCTGTTCCTGCGAAAATTCGCGCATCTTTTTATGGATCTCTGAAACCCCTATATTCGGACTAGGCGCACTATGATCAATGACCATGCAAAATTTTTTCTTATCAAATACCTTTTTGGCGCCCAATTTTTTAAATGAATCTATAATAAGACTGCTCGTGCCATCCTGACCAAAACAGAAATCTACCTTACAGAGGACAGTGTCTCCAGGCCTTACATCCTTATTGCAGTGTGATTTAAATATTTTTTCGGTTATTGTCTTCCCAGGCATGCTAATTCTTTCTAAACCAGCCTTCTATCCTGTCCATTCCTTTTTCAATATTTCCCATGCTCGTCGCAAAACTTAGACGGACATGCCTATCTGAACCAAATGCCTTACCTGGGACCAGAGCGACCCTGGCCTCTTCCAAAAGCCTTTGGCTGAGATCCATGCTCGAAAGATTCTCTTTTTCTATCCTGCAAAATACATAAAATGCGCCTTCTGGTTTCACGCAAGAAAGTCCATCTACAGCATTTATCCTCTTAACGATATAATCCCTGCGCTTCTCGAATTCCGCGACCATGGCATTTACCTCAGAATCGCTTCCTTTAATAGCCTCGAGCGCTGCGATCTGGCTTATAGAAGTAGGATTTGATGTGGAATGACTCTGTAGATTTTTTATGCTGGACACTGCTTCTTCATTGACTGACGCGATGTAACCGATCCTCCAGCCTGTCATTGAAAAACTCTTTGAAACGCCATTGACCACTATGGTATTTTTAAAAAGCTCTTTGCCAAGGCTGGCAATAGAGACGTGTTTCTTGCCGTCAAACATGATCTTCTCGTAAATCTCGTCGCTGATTATAGTGATATTGTTACTCGCGGCGATCTCGCCTATCTCTTTTAATTCCTTCTCACTATAAACACACCCTGTGGGATTTGAAGGGCTGTTTATTATAAGGGCCTTTGTTTTTTTGCTGATCGCCTTTTTCAGGTCATTGGCCTGGATCTTAAAATTTGTTTTTTCGTCAGTATCTATAAAAACAGGGCTCGCCTCAGCCAATTTTGCCATCTCAGGATAGCTCAGCCAATAAGGGGCAGGGATCATGACCTCATCACCCCTGTCGCATATCACCTGGATAATATTGTAAATGGAATGTTTTGCCCCGCAGGAAATTACTATCTGGGAAGGATCATACGAAAGGCCATTATCCTTTTGAAACTTCTCGCATATTGCCTTTTTTAGGACGTCTATTCCTGAGGCAGGTGTGTACTTTGTGAAACCGCCGTGGATTGCTTTTATAGCAGCGTCTTTTATATGATTAGGTGTGTCAAAATCAGGTTCGCCTGAACCAAAACCAATTACATCGATGCCCTGTGCCTTCATCTTCTTGGCCTTGGCTGTAATAGCAAGTGTCAGTGAAGCGCTGACATTTTTTACACGGGCAGAAAGCTTCATTATCCCTCTTTTTTGCGGCCGAATAACTTCTTAAAAAATCCGGGCTTTGGCTTCTCCCCTTTTGGTTTCTCAGGCTCTTTTACGGGCTTCGGTGCTGGTGACGACGGCGGTTCAGGCTTAGGCTTAACTGCCTTCTTGGGTTCTTCCTTTTTTATTGGCTCTTCTTTTTTAAGAGGTTTTTTTGGTTTTGCCTCTGGTTGAGGCGCTGCCTCGACCTTTTTCTTTTTCTTATCCTCTTTCTTAGGCTCTTCTACCTTTGGTTTCTCAACGAATTCCAGTATTGCCATCTGGGCATTATCTCCTGCTCTTTTGCCAGTCAGCATCACCCTGGTATAGCCGCCATTGCGCTCTTTAAATAAAGGCGCGATCTGATTGAATAGCTCTGATACCAGATCTCTATCGCGCAAAATAGCATAGGCATTTCTGCGACTAGCCACGGTATTCTTTTTAGCAGTAGTAACGAGTTTCTCGGCAAGCCTGGAGGTCTCTTTTGCCTTAACCTTGGTAGTCTTTATGCTTTTATTTATGATAAGGCCTGTCACTAAATGGCGCATTGTCGCCTTATAGTGACTGCGCTGCCTGCCTAATCTTACAGTGTGCTTGTGATGTCTCATTTTGAACCCTTTTTCTTCGCCTCTTTAGGAATGTCCATGCCAAAACCCAGCCCCATAGTTTTTAATATCTCTTTTATCTCAGTGAGGGACTTTTTTCCGAAATTCCTATACTGCAGCATGTCCTGTTCTGTTTTCTTGACTAGCTCACCTATAGTCTTTATGCGAGCTTCTCTCAGGCAGTTACCGCTTCTTACAGAAAGCTCCATTTCTGAAACAGGCAGCTTCACCTTCTTTAATAATTCCTGATCCTCTTTGCTCTCCTCTTCCTTGTCCTCTTCGACCTCGACTTCTCCGAGTTTAGAAAATACATCGAGATGCCGCTGTAATATATGAGAAGAGTAAAGAAGTGCCTCTTTAGGATCCACACTGCCATTAGTCCATATCTCCAGTATCAGCTTATCGTAATCCGTGATCTGCCCGACCCTGGAATCATCAACATGAAAATCTACCCGCCTGACAGGCGCAAACACAGAATCCATTGGTATTACACCTATGGCCTGGCCCTCTTTCTTGTTTCTTTCAGAAGGCACATAACCGCGGCCCTTGCCTATCTCCAGTTCCATATTAAAGGTCGTGTTCTTTGTAAGTGTGGCTATGTGGAGATCGGAATTTATTATCTCAACAGTATCATCTGTTATGATCTTTTCTGCTGTGACCTCGCCTTTTTTTGAGGCCTTTAGACGCAGCACCTTCGGTGTCCTGGAATGCGACCTCAGGACCAGCTGCTTTAGATTCAATATGATCTGCGGTACATCTTCCTGCACCCCTGGTATTGTAGAAAATTCATGCAGTACGCCGTCTATCTTCACAGACGTAACAGCAGCTCCTTCAATAGAGGATATCAGGATGCGTCTTAGAGAATTGCCTATTGTTGCTCCAAATCCACGCTCGAATGGCTCAGCTGCAAATTTTCCATAAAACTGCGTGTAGCTCTTCTCATCCTGCGATAACTTCTTAGGCATTTCAAAGGTTTTCCAGCTTATACCCATTACTCCTCCTTTTATAAAGTAATCCAAACTCTAAATCCCAAACTCTAAATCCTAAACTCTAAATCCTAAACTCTAAATCCTAAACAAACTCAAAACTCCAAATCCCAAACTATACTGTTTTGAGTTTGTGATTTTGGGTTTTGGATTTGTTTAGAGTTTCGTGTTTAGAGTTTTTATTTTGAATATAACTCTACAATAAGTTGTTCCTTTATATCCATTCCAACGTCGCCTCTGCCAGGAAGACGCGCGATGTCTACCTTAAGGGCCTGCACGTCCTGCTTTAACCAATCAGGCACGCCTCTATCCTTTACCTTCTCAAGTGTCTCCTTTGTGTTTTTGACGATTTTATCTTTTGGCTTTAGCTGTATGGCATCACCTGTCTTAATAGAATACGAAGGTATATTTACCTTTCTATTGTTGACGCGGACCAGTCCATGCATTACCATTTGTCTTGCATGAGCCCTTGACACAGCAAAGCACGAACGAAATATTACATTATCGAGGCGCGTCTCCAGTAACTGCAATAACTTTTCGCCGGTTACGCCCTTTGACTTTGCTGCGATTTTGAAATACTTACTAAACTGCCTCTCCAATACGCCGTAAATCTTTTTTACCTTTTGC of Candidatus Gorgyraea atricola contains these proteins:
- a CDS encoding type IV pilus twitching motility protein PilT yields the protein MDLRTLLKVASEKKASDLHVTVGSVPVVRIDGRLIPLSDFPVLSREDCKRLVYSALNDKQKATFERDLELDFSLEIPGLHRFRVNAHMQRGNVEAAFRLVSLRVKSIQELSLPGVIEEFCRKTQGLVLITGPTGVGKTTTLAAMVDFINNERQGIIIVIEDPIEFVHSNRRCIVKQREVHSDTRSFAKALTHALRQDPDVIVVGELRDLETISTALTAAETGHLVLATLHTPDASQTIDRVIDVFPPYQQQQVKIQLASTLQAVVSQQLLPRSDKAGRTLSTEIMVATPAIRNLIREHETEQLLTHIQTGFQYGMHTMDKSLKILFQRGMISEQTFKTYMKNPDEVRNL
- a CDS encoding DUF5679 domain-containing protein, whose product is MAQGYCVKCKAKKEMNNAKEVTMKNGRKAMKGKCPSCSTNMFCIMGNK
- the nadD gene encoding nicotinate-nucleotide adenylyltransferase translates to MRIGILGGTFDPIHNGHIHLARELCKRLALKKIIFIPTYIPPHKPDIRISSGTHRHNMVKLAIARSKKLELSGIELKRKGKSYSVDTLRQLKRRYGKKAQFFFITGSDSLKDIDKWRDIEEILRLCTFVVVKRPGFSMRNIDPRFLTLHINAKNVSSSDIRRKVKDRQSITRLVPASARNYIEKRGLYQHNLINYT
- a CDS encoding isocitrate/isopropylmalate dehydrogenase family protein: MSHRVTLIPGDGIGREVSLAAKRCIDATGVKIEWEEQIAGAEAMKKFGTVLPTQVLDSVRKNKVAIKGPITTPVGKGFRSVNVQLRMSLDLYACLRPCKFYKGVKSRYPDLDLVVVRENTEDLYAGIEFPEGMKRTKEIMKQIEKLSGSTIKQDSAIGIKPISISASKRIVKFAFDYAVKNKRKKVTAVHKANIMKETDGLFLKMAREVAKKYEGKIEFEDRIVDNMCMQLVQKPELYDVLVLPNLYGDILSDLCAGLVGGLGIAAGGNIGNGIALFEPVHGSAPKYAGLNKVNPAATILSGVLMLRYLNEIDAANRLERAVASVIAEGKDVTYDLKPDRNDPKAAGTSQMADAIIKKL
- a CDS encoding 3-isopropylmalate dehydratase large subunit; translated protein: MPGKTITEKIFKSHCNKDVRPGDTVLCKVDFCFGQDGTSSLIIDSFKKLGAKKVFDKKKFCMVIDHSAPSPNIGVSEIHKKMREFSQEQNVKMFDIGCGVCHQVIPESGLVGPGDLVVGADSHTCTYGALGAFSTGMGSTDLAVAIASGKNWFKIPETVKIILKGKTKKGVYSKDVILYIIGDLGAGYCTYKAVEFTGDYIKRLSMDARFTISNMAIEMGAKAGLMEPDATTYRYLKAIGTSNKGQGTRSDKDARYAEVIEYDVSKIAPQVAKPHTVDNVAPISKIKNTKIDQAFLGTCTNGRLEDLKIAVSILKGRRVHKDVKMIIAPASSTIFKQAMKKGIISDFVASGACVVAPGCGPCVGTHNGVPSKGEKVISTANRNFKGRMGNPDAFIYLASPATVAASAIKGKITDPRRFVIR
- a CDS encoding malate dehydrogenase; amino-acid sequence: MKITIIGAGNVGAMTASRIIDADLSDVVLVDIVPGLAKGKALDISDARPITGSRSNIVGSEDFKDIAGSDIVVMTAGLARKPGMSRDDLLQKNAKIIKDVASHIKKLCSSAIVIVVTNPLDVMSYIMMKETGFDPRKVIGMAGVLDSARFANVAPGKIEKDKIFMMGSHGDTMVAINRSDKLKDDAFKEASDRAKQRGAEIVSHLKTGSAYFSPSAAVFSMVKAIIKDENKTLCASAYLNGEYNEKDLYIGVPIVLAASGIKKIIEINLTKPEKTSLKKSAQSIHEAIKKL
- the rsfS gene encoding ribosome silencing factor, encoding MTSRQKALLVVDLARAKKAEDIAMLDMRKISNITDFFIIATAASTRRAQTIADNIKEGLRKADESFSGIEGYQEGSWVLVDAYNVAAHIFIKEVREFYSLEDLWSDAPRSRICQKKKKRRSKKTSKRK
- a CDS encoding 3-isopropylmalate dehydratase, coding for MKAIARKFGNDINTDLIISGRYKFSIQDPNELARHVFEDADPDFYKSLQGQSFFAVAGKNFGCGSSREQAPLAIKYAGGQAVLAKSFARIFYRNAFNLGLPLIECNTDKIKNEDMIEVDLKKGVVRSIDKGYELEIKPFNKFQTALIKEGGIINLYKKHGGLDIVT
- the lpdA gene encoding dihydrolipoyl dehydrogenase encodes the protein MSKYDVGIIGAGPGGYVAAVKAAQFGMSVAVYEKDAVGGVCLNWGCIPTKALSATASVLTNVQRSAEFGINVKGYELDFVKAQERKDNIVKKLSSDIEMLFKTKKIELIKAEAKIDAVDAKNILIATGSSPFQLPGMEFDGKTILSSTDMLNLKSVPKSILIIGGGVVGCEFASIFRTFGADVTIVEMMEQLLPTEDAEIARKLEQVFKKRGIKVFTKTKVEKVEKGKAILSNGSEVVAEKILVSVGRVANSKGLEGIVRDDKGWVKVDKDFRTNVKNVYAAGDIIGGILLAHIASREGISAVESIAGKKPTINYNVIPSCIFTHPEIASVGLTQRQAESSRSRKFLFSAIGKAHILGETEGFIKLVVDTKTDKILGAQMIGPHVTELISEIAPCVQFGLTSEKLASVIHAHPTLSEAIQECASVS
- a CDS encoding GAF domain-containing protein; this translates as MSKKEEKTLEKNLQKKIKELSTLYEVGKSITSTLHLDQVLKLITRKAARIMNASACSLRLLDHSRQLLILKCAYNLDQGFYKIKKSLEVGESIAGRVVQKGKPYIIRDIRREKHYKYPQLARQKGLRSLMTVPLVQKNRIIGTLSIYNKKICNYTKHDVELLSMLAGQATIAIENARLYEQAEKGYLNTIRTLSNIIDAKDSHTYGHSERVMKHCMDVAKALHFPEHDREVLRYASLLHDIGKIGIDVGILRKPSKLNQDEWKVMVMHPVMGSGIVEQIGFLKELAPIILRHHERYDGNGYPGKLKKDKIPLAARILAIVDAYESMVSDRPYRKALSYRQVRQELLRGAGKQFDPKITKVFLGTLNKKQKRFPHVKTRRENNKSNRRVHKKVIS